The DNA sequence caGAATAGCTTAAAGAACAGAAAGAATACATGAGCCAATGTGACTATAATGGGAGACATACAGGATGCcaatttctgtctctcttctaCTCTCCGTTTTCATCTGCCTGCTCATTCCTCTCTCATTACACCTCTCCTCGCCACTTGCCTTCTTACTCCATCTGTGTCCATATTAAATGCCTCTCTCCATGCCATGTTAGCACACAGTTCACTGAAGTGAATCATTTACAGACAAACTTTTCTCAGTGTGCTTCTAGAGTCAAAAAAGGTCTCTGGAGTTTGTTACACAGTTCAAAGCAcctcattctttttctctctctctctcttcccactCTGGCTGTCTTCTTCTGGTCCTAATTTCTCAGATCTTCACTCTCCTTCCCTGCCTTactccttccttctctttttctctatccATCACACCTGCCCagttctccttcctcttccacGCTCTCTTTGgggtttttctctctcttgtgaGGAACTGAAGACTACAGAATTGTAGCTCTTTAGCATAATTGCATAAAATAGATGCAATTAACACTTGAATGCAAAGCCAACGTGTGAATGTTGAGAgtgtaaaaaggttttttttttcttttttgcaaccACCTTTCATGCCAAACTCACTGTTGCTCTCACCTTTTCTCTTCATCCCCCGTATCTCTTTACTATCCTACTTTCAAATTCCCTTCTATCCATCTCCCTCGTTTCTGCTCTACTGTAGCTCCTTTCCTCCCGCCTCCTCCCAATCACACCTCTCAGAAATTGATGGAAAAGGAGTAAAATCCTCCCAGAACATATGCtgtgacatttttgtttgtgccCAATATCTGAACAtagaaataaatacagaaatcaaAAAGATTCATGGGGAATATCCCCCTTTGTTGATAGGATGCGGTGATAATGATATACCTGTCATTCCTATGCACACAGCTGGTCGTTGCTATAGGAACGTGCCACCCAGCAGCGGCACATGTGGTTGCTATAGGGACAATACATCACATGACATCTCCTATAGATTAGGTAACTTGTTGTTATCATGCTACAAAAGGCATCTCCTCACTCAAAGACATAACGCATGCAGCGAGGAATCTCAAAGAGGAAGTGTTACACTGTAGAGGGGGGGGAAATCTCTGCTCTAACAGACGTGATGGAGTGGGAgtagttttaaaacatgtacTGAAAgaatctctctatctctctcttaaGTGTTTAAATGTCTCCAAGACGGAATCTGCTCCCTGAAGGTTGAAGtatattaaattgttttaatagttttcttGTCTTGCTGCTATGCACAGATAAACAGCGGAAGCAATTTAGACATTATTACGGTGATCACGCAGAGGcaaattaattattcattaagCACCAATTTAGAAAAACTGCTTATAAAGGCAGTGAAATGGAAAATGGAGCGGTGGATATCACATTATTTATAAGTTTTATCTGATCGGAGGTggaaataaacattaatattcatacaGGCTGTGTATGTCATCATGAAACATATCACGCTAAAGGATTTTGCACACAAAAGAGATTTATATACCGCTTGCCAACCGGCACAAGCGTTGTCTTAGCGTTGTTACTGAATAGTGCACAGGTCCACAGCAGAAAGCCTTGTTGTATCGGAACCTGAGTGGTTTCTCATTAGGCGGCTGGTGTGTTTGTTACAACAGCGTTTCTTTATCTCTGCTCCACTTATTTCTCACTTCAGCCTTGTTTAAAACTACAGATGCACTTGGCTTGTTTTCTGCCTCTGTCCTGTCATCACTGGCGGGAAAAGCACTTCATTCTCCTTTATTGCCAgacctttctctcctctcctctcttttctctcatcacCCCCCAACTTTGTCTCCTCAAAACAAGCTTCAAAATAGTTTTTTAccttattttctttgttgttcaGCTTCCGGTCATGACTCAGTGTTGCTACTATATGTGCATTTATATAAATAAGTGCTTCTCCCTTTCCTCACTCCATCTTGATCGATCCACCCTTGTCCTCATGTTCCTGTGTTCTCCTGTATTCATCTTTCCTCTCAGTTTTGTCATCCCCGTCTCCTTCCCTCTATCCTACTCCCATCCATGCCTTCCTTCTCTTTCAGTTGTGTGGGATCCTGTTtaacaggagaaaaagaggctggttgtgtttgtccttgtttgactCACCATCTGTGGTCAAGCACTTTTCTTTCAGCAGTTTTAGCCATAAGATGACTGatgtgaaaaatacattaaaatatgagGAGAAAAGAAGGTAGGAGGAGAGAACGTCTGGTCTACTGCGTTTCGCTGACAGTTACTTTGAATACTAAAAGCTTTGTCTGATTCTAAATCTTTATTGCTTCGAGATATATGACGGAAAAGAAAGCGAAGGAGGGAGAAAGGGGAAAGTGACcgaataaaagaaaatcagtattagagacagattaaaaatagATCTAAGAGGACggggggtgagggggtggggggaggagagagacaaacagagagagatttgGAGTAAAAGGAAGtaagggaaggaaaaaaaatattcagggtcacaaccagaatgcattagcagacagacagagggtaAGAATAGAAGAGAGAGGACGAGATTTACAGATAGCGTGTTCatgaggaagaaagagatagagggagaggtgaaatttaaaaaaaatagacaggCGAAGGTCATGGTTGTGTTCTTGTTCCCATGCTAAAATCTATTTTATCCTCTTAAATACACAGATAGTCACACGCATATAAACACAAACTCTCACTGTTTGGGAAAGgaagtaaaagaagaagaataatgTGATGGTAACATCcttgaataaataaagaataacgTCGTAGTTGAATTCAAATTCAGAATAATGCATTAAAATTGCATCACAAtcacattcagactgaaaatatTGTATCACAATCACATCACTGTTGCGTTCTAACTAAAAAATAATGCATTACAATCACATTCTACCTGAaaatcacacactcacaatcaCATCACAATTTCATCACAATCATATTCTGACTGAAAAATAATGCATCATAATTGCATCATATGGCATCACAATCTCATCACAATCACACAGTAACCGTAATAAAGcatcacactcacattcaaAGTGAACATAATGCATCACAATcatatcacaatcacattctaACTGAACATGATGCATCACAATCGCATCAGTTACATTCTAACAAAATAATGTGTCACAATCGCATCACAATTACATTCTAACTGAACATAATGCGTCACAAATGTATCACAATCACGTTCTAAGTGAAAATGCGTCACAATTGCATTACAATTACATTCTAAGTGAAAATAATGTGTCACAATCACATCACAATTACATTCTAACTCAAAATAATGTGTCAAGATCACATCATATCTGCATTACAAACGAACCTGTGTCACAATCGCATCACAATCACATTCTAACTGAACACAATGCGTCATAATTGCATCACAATTACATTCTAACAGAAAATAATGCATCACAATTACATTCTTACTGAACATAATGTGTCAATcacatcacaatcacattctAACTGAACATAATGTGTCACAATCACGTTCTAAGTGAAAATGCGTCATAATTGCATCACAATCACATTCTAACAGAAAATAATGCATCACAATTACATTCTTACTGAACATAATGTGTCATAATCACATcacaattacattttaacagaaaataatgCATCACAATTACATTCTTACTGAACATAATGTGTCATAATCACATcacaattacattttaacagaaaataatgCATCAATCACATTCTCACTGAACATAATGTGTCACAATcacatcacaatcacattctCACTGAACATAATGTGTCACAATcacatcacaatcacattctCACTGAACATAATGCATCACAATTACATTCTAACTGAACATAATGTGTCACAATCACATTCTAACAGAACATAATGTGTCACAAGCGCATCAATCACATTCTATTTGAAAATAATGCCATCACTTTTGCATCACAATTACATTCTAACTCAAAATAATGCGTCATAATCTCATCACAATTCCACTGTAACTGAAAATAACGTCACAATTGTATCACATATGTATCATCATAATGTAACTGAATCTACAGCAtcacaatcaaatcaaaatcataTTCTAAGGGACAAGCACTGACTGGAGGggaaggaaaatattgtaaaaaagtTTGAAATTTCTTCACCAGTCAAATTGCTTGTGAACGTGGTGCACAGCTGTTCATCGCCGCTCCACGGCTGTTCACTTCTATGGCAGCTGACCCTCAACTGCTGGGGATCAATCTCTGTGATGTCATGTCAGCTGTTTTCAAACCAAAAAGGTTTTAGAGCAAAGGCAGCAACATGACACCCAACAGTCAGTTAATCTGTAGCAATGAGATTATTTTGCCAGAATTCGATCTGAGAAGGAATTCTTGGAATGTCCATTCAAATTGTGTGCCTTGCTTATTGAACATCATATAAAGCCTGTTTAAACCTCTTAGTGCTAAAAGGACAATGCTAATGATCACGTGAGCCCAGATTAACAGGCATTTAAACCCAAATGAAGGCTCCCGAAATAAGCCTGTATTTGTTTTGAGCCATCTTCCTTTCAATAACTATTAATAGACATCTGAGCAGCTGGTGAGCAGACGATGATTCATTTGAATATTATGTCAGAACGGCAGCACTGTATTTCCAATTTTATAACTGCAAAAACTATATAAAATAGACAATATCGGTGAACATATAAATGTAAACGCAACAAATGCAGAATATTAATTCAAATAAATTACCCAAGAAAATCACGAGccatctgtgtttctctctgtctcgaTCTCCCTGAACAAACATCCTGCAGGGATAAATGCATGACTAtttacccacacacacacacacacacacacacacaaacgtagGCCCATGTTGTCCTGAAGGCTGACAGTGAACAACAAAGGATCACCAGTGAACAGAAGAGACTGTTGTCCCTGGTGTGTACATATTTGTCTGCTTAAATCTGTATCAGCTGCATGACTGTAAACAACATTTATCAAACCTGGAAAGACGCTAAAAGTCTGACACACTTTCCCTGTAAGAGTGCATAACAACCTGTCACCTGCAGCTTCTGAAAAATCACTGCTGTACGTGAGGCGACACACTTGTGTAAAATAAGACAAGCAGAGCTGTGCTCCCTGGAACTGGTTTAATCTGCATGACTGAGAGAAATGCTGGACTCTGCATATTAAGTGTCTCACGTCTCTTATATTCAGAGCATCTGGGAGACTTTGGCTGTGCATGAATACATATGTGCATTTttagtcatgtttttttcatgtgtgtgtgtactgaagACCAGCAGGtcaatttttcaaatgaataatatttgcaGATTCTAAAATTTTCAATGATGGAGAAAGAGTAGATgttgttttaaggatttttaacaaggtaactgaacgttttttgtggaaaaaaacatgtcagacacaatctcctaaaacatgttttggaGGGGATGTTTAACTCCTTTCTTCTGTGTATCTGTAGGTTAAGTATGACTGCAGCAGCAGGTGTACTAACAGGCTTGGCTAAGCTAAAACGCCAAGACTCTGCCCGCTCTCAGCACCGGTCCATACCACCTACATCGCCAGGCCTGGGAAACCCCACCCCAGAGGCTGCTCCCAGGTGATCATCGATTGCATCCTTTTTGAAAATTCAATACTTATACAAAGGTCACTATGAgctttttaatcaaataatttAGGCAGCAGGAAACAGGCAACAGTTCAGATGTGATTCATGAGCTACACTGGTTTTAATGttccataaaacaaacaaatgcttttgaaatctctgtacaaaaactaGCGTTTGTGTGTTCTTTCGTCACTTTTCATTTAGAAAGCGGAAGCGACGTGCTGATGTCGTCGTGGTGCGCGGCAGGCTCCGCCTCTACTCTGCCTCTGGGTTTTTCCTCCTTCTGGGACTGGTCATCCTGGCCATAGGGATTGGGATGGCAACACTGGGCTACTGGCCACACAGTGAAACCATGTCCTCAGCCAAAACACCGACCGGAGGAGGATCTAAGACAGCAACTCCAGGAGGAGCCAAAACATCTACCGTCACAGAGGGGGGCGAGGGTAACTCTAGCACAAGTCATAATGTTCAAGGTAagtgaacaaagaaaagaaagattaaAGGTAAAGTCAGCGATTCTAATCCAATGCACTTTATGTCAAATCCAGTGAATATCTCCTCATGGGGAGGAGCTGGCGAACCGGAGAGAGAGTGGATGTGGCCAGTTCACATAGAAAGCGTTTTCTCACACTTCCCttatattaaatgtatcaaacCAATGCTGAATCTGATACAGTCTCACGGAGACCCCCcgcgttttttttttaatgctctgagtctgtttctgctgtgtctagtgaagcgtaatctgagcaggcagctgtttaagtcacacaaatatcccactgtatatgtttttttcaacttattaaccatatcaatgaatcaataaatacaaacagtgttgatttcttcccgttTTTTATCTCTCgtgataatgtgtgagaggaacagaagtgactctacagctgatgAGTCACCCTGAATtccgccatatttctcttttggtcgttgcctTGGCGATGCACAGGTGGGGCTTCTGAGGTAGCATGAAGGGAGAGGTGTATTTGtttatatcaacaatctttctccagaatgactgactccaCCTATAACCTAAATACTAAAGAAACGGTTATATGTGTCTCAGAAATACTTCCTAAACGCCTCTTTTCGTGCTCCATGTTTTATAAACTCAAACTATTCTTTGCTCCCTATATTAAAGATGGTCCCTTCCATGTTTGCTGCATGCAGGTACACCCTCCAAGCAGACTGGGGGCGCTCTGACGCGGTTCTTGGAACAGCATCGTCACTCCGAGAGGATGAAGATGCTTGGGCCCTTCACCATGGGCATTGGgatttttatcttcatctgTGCTAATGCCATTCTTCAtgagaacagagacagagaaactaAGGTAAGGCAGAAAACAGCAGATTAATCCACATATTGGAGCATACAACGACGCCGATTTATGCAGAAAATTGTTCTAGAAAATGTCATGAAAGGatgtttaaaacagatatttaaatTGTAAAAGCCTAAGCAAATAGAATATCCAGTTATTATCCCTCTCTCCTGTTTCTCATTTCTATTCTATACACAATAAGGGGCAAGCACACTGCCGTCATCTGTATTCATCATCTCTACATAACTAACATGCAGATGATATTTCTTCCAACCGCCCTCCTCCCATATCTCTCTAATCTTCCCCAGATCACATTTCCTCTGCTCTTATGCCCTCTCCTTCCCTGTCTTGATTCAATTAATCCCTTCCTACTCTCTCTTCCCCTTCCAGGTAATTCATATAAGAAACATGTTCTCCAAGGTCACAAACATCTAATATAGTTATACACAAATGTATAACTATAGAATAATGTTATGATGGAGTGCTAAAAACATTCTCAGGTGATCCACAAATGCTTCTAGTGATAAATGATTTCTCTTCTGTATTAGATAATCCATATGAGAGACATGTACTCCACAGTCATCGACATCCATCACCTCAGGCAGAGAGAACAAAAGCAACACCTTCACCGCAACAGCACTTATGCGAGAGAAGTTGGGGATCATCGAGCCTTCGGCGCCGAGAATGCCGCCGCGGTTCGGATGGCCAGcaactccctcctctccttctctcgggctggagggggaggagggtctacggaggaggaggaggtgctgtTAGGGGACGAGGAGTTTCacagacacagggagcaggctAAGTTGGATTGTAGCTTTGCGGGACTGTTGGCGCCGCTCTACAAGGATCGGCCCTTCTGCGGCCCGGGGCTCGGGTTGGCTCGTTCGGATTCTGTACGCCACCAGTGGTCTGTGGATGGAGATGGGGAGAAGGGAGGACACCATGCTCGCTCCATTGTCTCCTCCTCTATCTCTGCGTTCACTCTCCCCGTTATAAAACTCAACAACTGCGTTATTGACGAACCGGAGATGGAGGCAATTAccgaggaggaaagaggaggagagagaagagacggTGAGAGGTCGCAACCTCTGAGCTCCATGGAGTCCTTGGCGGTTCCTGTAGCATCTGTTGCCAAGGCCTCCAAACCGCCAGGCTTACACCGGAGTAACTCCGCCTCTTCTTCATCCCACTGCTCCTCTATCTCCTCTACCTCCCTCTCCCCAGCTCCCTCGTCTACCTCAGGCTGCTGGCTTTCCCCAGGAGCAGCGAGGAGTGACTTTGGCTCCAACTCCTCTCTGCACATGCTCAGCAGCCACTCCAAATCTCTGGACCTGGAGCGTAGGCCGAGCATGCTCAGCGTGCATCCAGAGCAGCGGAAGCACCCCAGCTGGCCCCGCCTCGACCGTAGCAACAGCAGCCGGAGTAACAGTGGCAATCGGGGCAGCAGTAAAGGCTACATGAGGCTGGAGGACAGGGAGGAACAAGGGGAGAGGTTGTTGGATGTGTCACCGTCGATGACAGTGAGGCGTGACTACAGTAAGCGAGAGAAGCTGCTAATGATATCAAGGTCACATAATAATCTGAGCTTTGAGCATGACGAGTTTAACAGCAGCGCGCTGAAAAGGGGCAGCTCAGAGACTCGATTCTGAGGACGCTGAACTGAAGGTTGAAGACACTTCTGTCCTGTTCTGTAAATTGCTCTCCAGAAAGTTTGAGTGTACAGCACGTTTGTGTCATGGGAAACTGTCGAGTTTAACAGCTGCACCCTCAAGAGATGAAACACAAACGTGATTTCAAAGACACTTTTCAAGTAGCAGGCTGGAGAGTAGTGAATAACGGACCATCTTGCACAGTAAAAGGTTCAGGCCTCATGTTAGCAAGACAGTGAATGCCAACTGTACCAGGTGCAGAGGTGCTGTTCTGTAGCTGACCCTGACCTGTTGTCTGGCAAGTGAAAAGAGAAGTTCCCTATAGGGATCAAtagaaaaaacatcaacagtccACTTTATACAAAAAGACTTCTAATAAAGTTTTAACAGGATCTCAACCTGGACTCAAGGCTTTAGGACCAATACTGTTTCATCAGTGATGTTGATAGGTACGCCTCCCGCGTCTCTGAAGCGTTAAAATCCGAAAGGACGCAGCAAACTCACTATCAACATGTCCAGGAGACACAAACTATTTTCTCCCTGATAATGCTAAAATTGTGAACAAATCCGTGTTGAAAtcatagaaataaacaaaagaaacctCGCTGACTGCACGTTCTGTGCGCTGTTAGCACACACAGTTCTTATTAAACCTCcttgacaacacacacacacacacacacacacacacacaattctaTGCAGTTTGGAAAAGTTGTGATGCTAATCGCATTTAGCGTATCAGCATGTTAGTGCATAGCATAACTCTCATACAGTCAATGGATAGCATCAGTGAAGAGTGGGGTAAGATGAGCCGATTTTTACGTATATTTTTCTCTAGGTAAGAAAAAACTGAGACAGAAGTAGAATGAAAACATCTACCTTTATTCCAGGATGTCTCCTATCAAATGAAATTGTAAGGATGCAtctatgataaaaaaaaacctgaaaatataaCTTCTCAATAAAGTGTTCCTGTGGCTGAAGTTGCCTCAGGTTAGGCATAAATTGATCTGAGTGAGTGGGTAAGTTGAGCCGTCTGGGGGTAAACTGACCATCTGATTTTTTAAGACCATCGAACaatcaaaacaattattcaatctTCCATTCATTGTGATTGCAGGGAAATATGAATTGTTGCTCCCTCCTTGCAGTTCCTCCAGCTTTTAGAGGTTGAGGTAGCTTCTTCAACTCATCACTCAGTGGGGAAAAATGCCTCATAAACTGCATATTAATGTGTGGTCGTATTGTTAAGTTAGCTAAGAAAGCTAAAGTTAAAACTACATTAGTATGATGAAACAGTTCATGAGATTTGAGTTTATTTAAGTGACTAAGCAGAGGCACATTTGTACTCTTTAGAGAAAGAGgaccattaaaatgttttatcacaATCTATTTTATGTTCTGCTTCTTGAAAGCAATTTTTATTTCATCCGTTTCCCTCACTTTGTGAGAGTCCTTTGTGTTGTGACAGATTTAGTCTCTAATCTAATCTTTTCAGatggatttaaataaaaaaggttgATGATTCATCATCTAATCATTTGTAtgatgtttcatttcagttaaaGGTCACTTTAATGATTTTTACTAATGataatgtacaaaaataaagttttaaattcGAGATGGTTCCAGGAGGATGGTGAAAAAAGTTAGTTAAGAACCCGGGACCCACAGTTTTCCTGGGACCCACTCAAATGACCACCTGTGGGCCCCAGGGACTCACTATGTTGAAAACCTATCAACATCACTGTTTCATCATAACAGATTTTGAAAATTGCTATTCTCAGTGTTACAAGGTGTTATTGCAGCAGCTGCCGGTGAAATCAAGGTCACACTGAAGGCGCTTTAAGCAAGGTTCTTCCTCAGCGTGTAGCAGCGACACAAAGGCAGATAATTTATAATAAGGTCAAGGCAGAACCTGAGAAATGAGCAGTTTAATATCAgatgaaaaagctctaaaacaaCGATAATAATATCAAGGATCTTGACTTTATCTTTACAATCTACTGCAGCGACAAGGTTTAAAGACCAACAGGTATTGATGTTAGTGGTAAAATACTTCTTTTAAAGgtggtttatgtgtgtttgtgtctgtctgatcCTCAGATAGAAGTAGATGTAGAGATTGGTCCACACAAAGAGCAGTCAGATAGACTCAGTTACTACACCGTCAATACGCTACAGCAAGAGCTGAATCAAAGTGCAGGTTTCCCTGCAGTTACAATATCGCTGCCCTTTCCCAAGAACTATTGTAATAAGTTTTGGTTGCAACTATGGAtcaacaatataatatatatatgttgttcTTGATTAGATTTCACTCAGGATATGCAATCTATCATTCATAGACCTACTCACAAACCTAGACAGTATGTGAGAAATCCCTAGTATTTGATTGTCTAACAATTACCTTGATTACtgattaatacatattttttttaaatggattaATTAACTATGATTTTAATGTGGAACCTAAAGTGATGTCTAAAATTTACAAagcaaataatcacatttgagaacctcTAACCAGGAACTCCTGGGCAGTTCTACTCAATAAATTACTTCAATAATTGATCTATTGTAAGAGTTACTGACACACTTTATATCaatcaacaacatttttttggcTCTACActgttgaaaatacaaaatttgGAACAAATATCAATGTAACAGATGCACTAACGTTGAGCCAACAATAAATCACTATGTACACATTTATCTTGTGCTATCTTTATAAACCCAGGGAGCTGTAATAAAAACCGTGCTGTTTTCTGCCACGAGCCTCATTTGATGATACATATTGTGTTGCttttcaattttacatttttcgGGACAGTAGTCACCGAATGATGACATTTGCAAGATTGAGTTCAGGAATTCAGCTACTGAGCAATCTCATAATAATGTCtcagcacatttttttttacaagcatATCTCATCATATCTTTAAAAGGTGTGTTGTCCTAAACTGGATACAGCATTACCTGCTCAGCTGTCTATCTGTATAAGCTCATATGATGATCCGTTTTGCTCAGCATCTCTTTTTTAGGTTCtgtttgctgtcattttttatcTGTAAATGTAATTAGGAAAATCTTCCATATTACTTTTAATGCGACACATGCGAACAGTACAGaatcttgtttttaaaatctaacaTGATGTACGTTTTCCCCCGACTGATGATGAAGAGCGCAGGAATCTTTCCACAGAGCTTCGTTAACTGGTTCCCAGCAGTTTATGAGTTAATGTCCAATTTTATCCTCTCtcaaaataaactgtattttcacTGAAACATGTTCTCTCCTAATGAATGTATTTAGAACAATACTGATTCCTACACACAGGGATTCGCACATACTGTAAGATCTCTTCTAGTGCCTTTCTCGAGGGTCAGTGGGAGGCAGAACCACCTCctgggtacacacacacacacaccgactgaCCCACCCCCTCGCCACTTAAACACAACTTCCCAA is a window from the Thunnus thynnus chromosome 18, fThuThy2.1, whole genome shotgun sequence genome containing:
- the tmem200a gene encoding transmembrane protein 200A → MTAAAGVLTGLAKLKRQDSARSQHRSIPPTSPGLGNPTPEAAPRKRKRRADVVVVRGRLRLYSASGFFLLLGLVILAIGIGMATLGYWPHSETMSSAKTPTGGGSKTATPGGAKTSTVTEGGEGNSSTSHNVQGTPSKQTGGALTRFLEQHRHSERMKMLGPFTMGIGIFIFICANAILHENRDRETKIIHMRDMYSTVIDIHHLRQREQKQHLHRNSTYAREVGDHRAFGAENAAAVRMASNSLLSFSRAGGGGGSTEEEEVLLGDEEFHRHREQAKLDCSFAGLLAPLYKDRPFCGPGLGLARSDSVRHQWSVDGDGEKGGHHARSIVSSSISAFTLPVIKLNNCVIDEPEMEAITEEERGGERRDGERSQPLSSMESLAVPVASVAKASKPPGLHRSNSASSSSHCSSISSTSLSPAPSSTSGCWLSPGAARSDFGSNSSLHMLSSHSKSLDLERRPSMLSVHPEQRKHPSWPRLDRSNSSRSNSGNRGSSKGYMRLEDREEQGERLLDVSPSMTVRRDYSKREKLLMISRSHNNLSFEHDEFNSSALKRGSSETRF